ACTGTGTTTTGTATGCACTTATACTATCCTGGTTTGGCCTTCGCATCAATGACTATGACTGGGCTAACCACAGCAGTAACTATTGGGTATGTGATGGTGTCATTGCACTGACAGACATTGATAAAGCATGGCAAGTTGGCAACGTTTTGCAGCATGAGGTGCCATTGTTGCACATTAACACCCGACTCAACAAGGATGAATCAGCAGTAATGGCTTCCTACCACCCAGCAAGGTCGGCTGAGCTCATGCCGTATTGGACTACCACAACAACTTCGACTTTTGGATTTGTAGTGAGCCCATGTGGTGTTATCCCCAATAACACGTTTCGGCACTCACACAGGCTCGGCGTGCTCAAGCTCTCAAGGTGTGCCTTCAGTTTCTCATCGCCTCCATTCCTCTATTGCCAAGGCCTGAGATTCCTATGGCTTGACCACTGCCAAGACCTCCCAACGAGAAGCACCACAGATCATCACCATACCGAGGCAGACAAGGAAGATGAGTTGGACAGCAACACCACATCATTATGGGAATGCTTCAGAAGCTTGTGGGTGCTTGACCTGCGCTGCACAGATTGTGATTGGATCTTGTCTGCACGGATGATGGATCTCATGACCCAGCTCAGGGAGCTAAATGTGATGGGTGCTGAAAACTTGGACATGAGCCATTTGCGAGGACGAATGCGTAACATTCGCAAGCTCCGGGTAACAAAGTCCACCTGCTTCTTCAGCAACCACGTGTTCTCAGAAATGGAAAGCATGGAGCTTCTAGTATTTTCAGGAAATTACCTCGAACAACACATGCTAAGCTTATCTGTGTCAGCCAGCAACAGTCGACTTAAAGCTGTCATTGTTGATGGATGTGATGGGTTAAAAGTTGTCACTTTTAGGGGCTGCAAAGAATTGGAGAATCTATTCATCAAAGGATAGTTGTCACTTTTAGGGGCTGCCTAGCTGGACCTCTCAGGCACAAGAGTGAAAACCCTCAACCTGACAGGAGTGGAAGCCAGATCACTCCCCAAGCAGATCATCCTGCTAGGCTGCGAGAAGCTCCGTGCAATGTTGTGGCCACTGAGTGTGACAAAGGAAGAGTTGCCGAAAGTGTTACACATTGACACAACATCTTCATTAGCAACAGCTTACGGAGGGGAGGTACCAGTTGTGCATCCACATACTGATCTATCCTTCCACCGGGAGAAAGGAGAAATGTTTCTTTTGAAGCACCAGAAAGAAGAAATGTTCAAGGGTGGATGGTGGATTTGTCTCACAGATGCAAGGCTCCTTAGGTCCCTCTCACCTGTAGAAAGTTTTTTAGAAGCCTCAGTCATACATATTGATATCTGTACTGCACCTGATGTTGGCGGCAGCAACATCCAGAGAACAAGGAGTGACAAACTAGAGCAAGTCCAACAGCATATAAGTACCTTAATGCACTCGAAGTACAGAGATGCCTTCAGGGATGCCCCAGTTGCAGCAGTGATGATGCGGGACTGCCCCGAGCTAGAGAAATGGTGGCATGCCAACTATACATGTTTAATAAAGGTGATGATGCCCGGCCAGGGCAACAGACTCTTGGAGGATGCTGGAGGTGCTAGTACCAGTGCTTTATTATTGCCTAAGTTTATGTGTGACTTGGTTACGTCGCCGCACGTGTATGATAACTTGTCCATCACTAATATCCCTGGACCTCCGCATGGATCAGGATGGGATAGACTAAGATGGTGCCGCGTGGAGAGATGCCCCAGGTTACACAGAGTCTTCACTGTTCCCTATGGCACTAGTCTGCACAGCTTCGTTTGGCTGCAGACATTATGGGCATCCAAGCTCCTCTCTGCACTATAAATCATGGACAAACCAGTTGAAAAATGTGCCTTCATTAACCTGCTGTTATTGCACCTAGACCACTGCCCCAGGCTCGTACATGTGCTGCCCTTGTCCATGTGGGACAAATACACATTGCAGCGGCTAGGGACCATCGAGATAGTGCACTGCGGTGACGTCAGGGAGGTATTCCCTTTGAGCCCTGAGCTTCAAGAGCAGGATAAAATTCTAGAATTCCTGAATCTAAGGCGCATCCACCTGCACGAGCTCCCCAAGCTACAGCACATCTGTGGGCGTAGGATGTTCATGCCAAAACTCGAGACCATCAAGCTCAGGGGCTGCTGGAGCCTTAGGCGTCTTCCTGCTGTCGGACGCAACACCAAGCCACCGAAGGTTGACTGCGAGAAGGAATGGTGGGACAACCTGGAGTGGGACGGGTTGGAGAAGGGCCACGACCCTTCCCTCTACGAGCCAAGCCACTCGTTGTACAACAAGGCCCAACTGCCCCGAGGCACTGTACTCAGGTGAGCTTCACATCTAGCTAGTTCCATCTTATGTACACTCTGTGAATTAGCTTACTCTTATGTTGAACCTTGTTACCACTCTTTTTTCTACATAAAAAATCACCATAGTACTGTAAATAGTGTGTGGTTGTAAACTCATACCATTGTTGGTTTATATGCCGCAGGTAATCCATCACTTCCGTGGATtgatcatgggcttcttgcaaagcAATATGCATGATCCTGAGGCATGGAGTGATGCTTGCCCTGCTTCCCATTTGATTGGTTTGTGTTGTTCTCTCTGCATAACATATGCTTTGCCTTGGTTCGGCGGTGCGGCTACCAGTTTGATTTGATTGGTTTGGATTTGATTTGGTTTGGTGTGATCAACCTAAGCTCGAGCTCCTGAGCAATTGAGGAATAAAGCAGAGTGGGCGTTCAGCTTCTGCAGCTTGAGCCTCTGAGTGCTCATGTTGTTGCGTGCTCATTCTGTGTGTGTGGTAGTGCTTGTCACAGTATGAATTGTCAGGTATGGACTTGTTGTAATTTGTAAGCGTAAACGATGATGGTGATGATTTGTGTGTGCGGTGTTGTTTGATGTGATATGGTTATGAAATACTCAGCCAtgttgtcgggtggttggtgcgacatatgccaagggatggcttatcattgtgggagccaataaaacgtcgccggtgcccggaaacgggatgaggcgaagacatgcacgccggcgaatcttacccaggttcggggctctccgaggagataacacccctagtcctgctctgcggggtctccgcatgatcactagatcgataaagggtagc
The sequence above is a segment of the Aegilops tauschii subsp. strangulata cultivar AL8/78 chromosome 6, Aet v6.0, whole genome shotgun sequence genome. Coding sequences within it:
- the LOC123494300 gene encoding uncharacterized protein gives rise to the protein MRTGVIKADTIDVAVERILLELGKDTTRSRENSIYFDGWDGLGASAVLQSVAKRLGASNEQSMRPAELQFEKIIHIDCSKWESRRAMQREIAEQLNLPNWVMEMLDKQDEEDDFNGLDQGSRTEIAQVVREIYQTTQNHRFLVILHNGSSEEIDIFDFGLSLDRYANSKILWTFQGRFRIAPKMTDSVKKSRTTDVILSASSGERDPREHWFYLVREEAAQVAFNKHGHCIIDPGIATNCVLYALILSWFGLRINDYDWANHSSNYWVCDGVIALTDIDKAWQVGNVLQHEVPLLHINTRLNKDESAVMASYHPARSAELMPYWTTTTTSTFGFVVSPCGVIPNNTFRHSHRLGVLKLSRCAFSFSSPPFLYCQGLRFLWLDHCQDLPTRSTTDHHHTEADKEDELDSNTTSLWECFRSLWVLDLRCTDCDWILSARMMDLMTQLRELNVMGAENLDMSHLRGRMRNIRKLRVTKSTCFFSNHVFSEMESMELLVFSGNYLEQHMLSLSVSASNSRLKAVIVDGCDGLKVVTFRGCKELENLFIKG